The following are from one region of the Ptychodera flava strain L36383 chromosome 15, AS_Pfla_20210202, whole genome shotgun sequence genome:
- the LOC139150763 gene encoding serine/threonine-protein kinase Wnk-like, with the protein MPLTKSIRDWESLQKSRRESWNSTTATTAVNTSLFQQNVQPLYRSQHQPLQGQPSTEQAVNPKIPSQPPQQSTSVFSTQNVQPFNPSPHQPLQGKPSTEQAVSTGIPSQVPQQSLVFPTQNVQPLNPSPHQLFKVSLQQNWKPAVNRAGSEYWDTTTATTAFKTSPFYTKCPTIKPSSTSPLKGQPSTEQEVNPGVLPLLTTAVNTSVSYTKYRTIKPASTSITSKPAFNRAGSEYRDTTTATTAVNTSLFYTKRPTIQPISPSTTSRQAFNRAGSEYWDTITVSPTSKPAFNRAAVNPWIQPQLPQQSTPVLSTQNIQPLNPSPHHLHQGQPSTEQAVNPWIPPQVPQQSTCVFPTQNVQPLNPSQHQPLQGQPSTEQVVNTGIQAQLLQHSGPVLSIQNVLPLNPAQHQPLKGQPSTEQEVNPGVLPQLPRQSTPVFSTQNIKPLNQPPYHPHQSQPSTKQAVNTGIQPQLPQQSTPVSSTQNIQPLNQPKYHQHQSQSLTEQAVNPWIQPQQPQQSTPVLSTQNIQPLNPSPHHLHQSQPSTEQAVNPGIPSQLPHQSTPVFPTQTLQSLNLPPNQSLQGQPSIEQAVNLGIYESASEQQYHSPEALQTSNYGIWLQSQHQIHQVQSPAGHDPAPTFQHNQHIHVSTRTRPVSEIPSRRSQKRIRLRNLPRIDSCLNNTNIYLNKCLHQRFSHHFCRQWT; encoded by the exons GGAGAGCCTTCAAAAGAGCAGGCGTGAATCCTGGAATAGCACCACAGCTACCACAGCAGTCAACACCAGTCTTTTCCAACAAAACGTCCAACCATTATACCGATCTCAACATCAACCACTTCAAGGCCAGCCTTCAACAGAGCAGGCAGTGAATCCTAAGATACCCTCACAGCCACCACAGCAATCAACATCAGTCTTTTCTACACAAAACGTCCAACCATTCAACCCATCTCCCCATCAACCACTTCAAGGCAAGCCTTCAACAGAGCAGGCAGTTAGTACTGGGATACCATCACAGGTACCACAACAGTCATTAGTCTTTCCAACACAAAATGTCCAACCATTAAACCCATCTCCCCATCAACTCTTCAAGGTCAGCCTTCAACAGAACTGGAA GCCAGCCGTCAACAGAGCAGGTAGTGAATACTGGGATACAACCACAGCTACCACAGCATTCAAGACCAGTCCTTTCTATACAAAATGTCCAACCATTAAACCCAGCTCAACATCACCTCTTAAAGGTCAGCCTTCAACAGAGCAGGAAGTGAATCCTGGGGTACTACCACTACTAACCACCGCAGTCAACACCAGTGTTTCCTACACAAAATATCGAACCATTAAACCAGCCTCCACATCAATCACATCAAAGCCAGCCTTCAACAGAGCAGGCAGTGAATACAGGGATACAACCACAGCTACCACAGCAGTCAACACCAGTCTTTTCTACACAAAACGTCCAACCATTCAACCCATCTCCCCATCAACCACTTCAAGGCAAGCCTTCAACAGAGCAGGCAGTGAGTACTGGGATACCATCACAG TATCACCAACATCAAAGCCAGCCTTTAACAGAGCAGCAGTGAATCCTTGGATACAACCACAACTACCACAACAGTCGACACCAGTCCTTTCTACACAAAATATCCAACCATTAAACCCATCTCCACATCACCTACATCAAGGTCAGCCTTCCACAGAGCAGGCAGTTAATCCTTGGATACCACCACAGGTACCACAGCAGTCAACATGTGTCTTTCCTACACAGAATGTTCAACCATTAAATCCATCTCAACATCAACCTCTTCAAGGCCAGCCTTCAACAGAGCAGGTAGTGAATACTGGGATACAGGCACAGCTACTACAGCATTCAGGACCAGTCCTTTCTATACAAAATGTCCTACCATTAAACCCAGCTCAACATCAACCTCTTAAAGGTCAGCCTTCAACAGAGCAGGAAGTGAATCCTGGGGTACTACCACAACTACCACGGCAGTCAACACCAGTCTTTTCTACACAAAATATCAAACCATTAAACCAGCCTCCATATCACCCACATCAAAGCCAGCCTTCAACAAAGCAGGCAGTGAATACAGGGATACAACCACAGCTACCACAGCAGTCAACACCAGTCTCTTCTACACAAAATATCCAACCATTAAACCAGCCTAAGTATCACCAACATCAAAGCCAGTCTTTAACAGAGCAGGCAGTGAATCCTTGGATACAACCACAACAACCACAACAGTCGACACCAGTCCTTTCTACACAAAATATCCAACCATTAAACCCATCTCCACATCACCTACATCAAAGTCAGCCTTCAACAGAGCAGGCAGTGAATCCTGGGATACCATCACAGCTACCACACCAGTCAACACCAGTCTTTCCTACACAAACTCTCCAATCATTAAACCTGCCTCCAAATCAATCACTTCAGGGCCAGCCTTCAATAGAGCAGGCAGTGAATCTTGGTATATATGAATCTGCATCTGAACAGCAGTACCATTCACCAGAAGCTTTGCAAACATCAAATTATGGAATATGGCTTCAGTCACAACATCAGATACATCAAGTCCAATCTCCAGCAGGCCATGATCCTGCGCCTACATTTCAGCATAACCAACACATACATGTCAGCACAAGAACAAGACCAGTCTCTGAAATACCATCCAGAAGATCCCAAAAACGCATCCGTCTCAGGAATTTGCCAAGAATAGATTCATGCCTGAACAACACCAATATCTACCTCAACAAATGCCTGCACCAGAGGTTCAGCCATCACTTCTGCAGACAGTGGACATGA